A single region of the Syngnathus acus chromosome 6, fSynAcu1.2, whole genome shotgun sequence genome encodes:
- the parp12a gene encoding protein mono-ADP-ribosyltransferase PARP12 isoform X2: MTAKVANFIIQTLCDDQGSLDFGVLTRKLEQNFLVSPSILQQVFRDEARIAVQNGVLAVAVGQILSQDSVIVAKTSLRICSKKPGGCTQCESLHLCKFYVLGTCVFGAKCKQPHLLTWPHNAELLRKFDLQHLSEKQLFQLLIQNDPYLLPEICSYYNMGEGESGLCKFTSGCLKLHICKAHFTTGVCKQGSSCSRNHGFDAMTHKSFEKFSPEMIKSLPKVYKNKYIIENHWNGPAAAGAAAAAAPVVRRPAGSMGATKPVSDSDTKEICLYFIKKFCAYKEKCVRVHWSLPYRWQVLDKDGLTWKDLTDMEEIEKAYCDPAKDSSSAGQPLSLTGFIRLKIFDFAGQSQASEVDFTSMTCNGSPVRRLSTASSVMKARHFILTTQWLWYWQEDIGKWHEFGQSQVNMPTALTSEALENAYLVDQKTQIPFTMGKHQYELYFKNEAGTPLMYQQNIKYSTKREVRRRPRFVSSNEVEVMRNSPRVVTAECPPHWDKTALPDIGYKFVLLPKSTEYNRIETLFKATMPKSRIQSVKRIQNPSLWTRFQLQREQMKKRNGGKPVIEEYLFHGTNENLIEAICEQNFDWRMNGSNGTAFGKGSYFAKQASYSNRYATASSSNKSMFVALVLVGDSIKGSSQYARPPAKSGSTTLYDSCVDDVKNPNIFVIFESHQIYPEYIINYSE, from the exons ATGACAGCAAAAGTGGCAAATTTTATCATCCAGACTTTATGTGACGACCAAGGCAGTTTGGACTTTGGAGTCCTGACTCGGAAACTGGAACAAAACTTTCTTGTTTCGCCGTCAATTCTTCAACAGGTTTTTAGGGATGAAGCCAGGATTGCAGTGCAAAACGGCGTCCTTGCCGTCGCtgttggtcaaatattaagcCAAGACAGCGTGATTGTGGCCAAAACTTCGCTACGGATCTGCTCGAAGAAACCTGGCGGGTGTACTCAATGTGAGAGTTTGCACCTATGCAAGTTTTATGTTTTGGGGACCTGCGTGTTTGG AGCTAAGTGTAAACAACCACACCTTTTGACTTGGCCACACAATGCAGAACTGTTGAGGAAATTTGACTTGCAACACCTTTCAGAAAAACAACTGTTCCAGCTGTTAATACAGAATGACCCTTACCTTCTTCCTGAG ATATGCTCATACTACAATATGGGCGAGGGTGAAAGCGGTTTGTGCAAATTCACTTCTGGGTGCCTCAAGCTTCACATCTGCAAGGCCCATTTCACCACAGGAGTCTGTAAACAAGGCTCGTCGTGTTCCAGAAACCACGGTTTTGATGCAATGACGCACAAGAGTTTTGAAAAATTCAGTCCAGAGATGATCAAGAGTCTTCCAAAagtctacaaaaataaatacatcatcGAGAATCATTGGAACggccctgctgctgctggtgctgctgctgctgctgctcctg TGGTGAGACGTCCCGCTGGGTCAATGGGTGCAACTAAGCCAGTGAGTGATTCTGACACAAAAGAAATCTGCCTATACTTCATCAAAAAATTCTGCGCCTATAAAG AGAAATGTGTTCGTGTCCACTGGAGCTTACCTTACAGATGGCAGGTTTTGGACAAGGACGGCTTGACCTGGAAAGACTTGACTGACATGGAGGAGATTGAAAAGGCCTACTGTGACCCAGCAAAAGACTCAAGCTCCGCAGGCCAGCCCTTGAGTTTAACCGGGTTTATAAGATTAAAAATCTTTGACTTTGCAGG CCAGTCTCAGGCAAGCGAAGTTGACTTCACGTCGATGACTTGCAACGGCTCTCCCGTGCGTCGCCTGTCCACAGCCTCCTCTGTGATGAAGGCCCGTCACTTCATTCTGACAACACAGTGGCTCTGGTACTGGCAGGAAGACATCGGCAAATGGCATGAGTTTGGTCAG AGCCAGGTTAACATGCCGACAGCTCTCACGTCTGAAGCGCTGGAGAATGCTTACTTGGTAGACCAGAAGACGCAAATACCTTTCACGATGGGCAAACATCAGTATGAGCTCTACTTCAAAAATGAAGCGGGAACTCCACTGATGTAtcagcaaaatataaaatattccaCCAAGCGAGAGGTCCGAAGAAGGCCTCGCTTTGTGTCCTCCAATGAAGTGGAGGTCATGCGGAACAG CCCCAGAGTTGTCACAGCGGAATGCCCTCCCCATTGGGACAAGACTGCCCTGCCTGACATTGGATACAAG TTCGTGCTTCTTCCCAAATCTACAGAGTACAACAGGATTGAAACTTTGTTCAAAGCAACGATGCCAAAGAGTAGGATCCAGAGTGTCAAGAGGATCCAGAACCCTTCTCTGTGGACACGCTTTCAGTT GCAGAGAGAGcaaatgaagaagaggaaTGGCGGGAAACCTGTGATTGAGGAGTACTTGTTCCACGGGACAAACGAGAACTTGATCGAAGCCATCTGTGAACAAAACTTTGACTGGAGGATGAACGGCAGCAACGGCACCGCCTTCGGCAAAG GGAGCTACTTTGCCAAACAGGCTTCTTATTCCAACCGATATGCCACAGCCAGCAGTTCGAACAAAAGTATGTTTGTGGCCCTGGTCTTGGTAGGCGACTCCATCAAGGGAAGCAGCCAGTATGCCCGTCCACCAGCCAAAAGTGGAAGCACAACCCTTTATGACAGCTGTGTTGATGATGTGAAAAACcccaacatttttgtcatctttgaAAGTCATCAAATCTATCCTGAGTACATTATTAACTACTCTGAGTAG
- the LOC119125034 gene encoding proline-rich protein 13-like — protein sequence MWPNQGTSNPAFPPGYNSAYPAPAFPPPGMYPQPPHQQYPPVQYPMGVNPAMIPNAPPVMPPYARAPVPHSYPVAPGGYPVGVHPGVYPYSSKGYHQPYKTHYNKGHLYHAGVNPLYPSSRGIGSSLTGMAMGLVAHKAHKKLKKGKKLKKIHKLHKYGYYGGKYSSSSSSSSSSSDSD from the exons ATGTGGCCAAATCAAG GTACTTCCAACCCAGCCTTTCCCCCTGGTTATAACTCTGCATACCCAGCCCCCGCATTTCCGCCCCCAGGAATGTATCCCCAGCCCCCGCATCAACAGTACCCGCCTGTCCAGTATCCAATGGGTGTCAACCCAGCCATGATACCGAACGCACCTCCAGTTATGCCACCTTACGCGAGGGCTCCAGTACCTCACTCCTACCCCGTGGCACCTGGCGGGTACCCAGTCGGCGTCCACCCCGGTGTGTACCCATACTCTTCAAAAGGCTACCACCAGCCTTATAAGACCCACTACAACAAGGGCCATCTCTACCACGCGGGGGTCAATCCACTTTATCCCTCGAGCAGGGGGATTGGCAGCTCCCTGACTGGCATGGCCATGGGATTGGTGGCACATAAAGCCCATAAGAAGTTGAAGAAGGGGAAGAAGCTGAAGAAGATCCACAAGTTGCATAAGTACGGTTACTATGGCGGCAAG TATTCCTCCAGCAGCagtagtagcagcagcagcagcgactCAGACTGA
- the ccdc113 gene encoding coiled-coil domain-containing protein 113 isoform X1 — MEKKSPQKRQQSISARIHQLQSSNAALLAENELFERFITRLDQRDQSAKPANLGVAACCQMEDGGPGWRQTSEGNLPDSLLQLTLGQKLCVAQREVAEMITEQQKDKEKSERILANYKASLKEFELQQADICKEKKDLEQKLFKPLKMSEMNEPEKVLHYISSKQSTQCDKLKVKIQGLKAREKKLHLQMQEKRELQKAGLEDIFLEDSEQTIDLEELQNKHSQAQRALNSYKEKLQRVTQESAQLSSNFTKKKEVLEKIEEDILRVEEERSKAEAQNKQLRRLMSTYQAPDVAQYMHVKDKHKMLQQSVHIWQRKVGIAEMTSKSKFWSQHRGSSISSGDAGTADREGPNPLKLPYIAQHGKA, encoded by the exons ATGGAGAAGAAAAGCCCACAAAAACGACAACAAAGCATCTCCGCCCGTATCCATCAGCTACA AAGTTCCAACGCAGCACTCTTAGCAGAAAATGAGCTGTTTGAACGTTTTATCACCCGGCTGGATCAACGGGACCAATCGGCCAAGCCTGCAAATCTGGGTGTTGCCGCCTGTTGCCAAATGGAAGACGGG GGGCCAGGTTGGAGGCAGACATCTGAGGGCAACTTGCCTGACAGCCTTCTGCAGCTGACCTTGGGACAAAAACTGTGCGTTGCACAAAGGGAAGTAGCAGAGATGATAACAGAGCAGCAGAAAGACAAGGAGAAGTCGGAGAGAATTCTGGCCAACTACAAA GCCTCCCTCAAGGAATTTGAGCTGCAGCAAGCAGACATCtgcaaagagaagaaagacTTGGAACAAAAATTGTTCAAACCATTAAAGATGTCAGAAATGAACGAGCCAGAGAAGGTGCTCCACTACATCAGTAGTAAG CAGAGCACCCAGTGTGACAAGTTGAAAGTGAAGATCCAAGGCTTGAAGGCACGGGAAAAGAAGCTCCATCTGCAGATGCAGGAGAAAAGAGAGCTGCAAAAGGCAGGACTCGAG GACATTTTCTTGGAAGACAGCGAACAGACAATCGACCTCGAAGAactccaaaacaaacattcacaagCACAGCGCGCCTTGAACTCCTACAAG GAGAAGCTTCAACGTGTGACGCAAGAGTCTGCACAGTTGAGCAGCAATTTCACAAAAAAGAAGGAGGTGCTGGAGAAAATAGAGGAGGACATATTACGTGTTGAAGAG GAGCGTTCGAAGGCTGAGGCCCAGAATAAGCAGCTGCGCCGCCTGATGTCCACTTACCAGGCACCTGATGTCGCCCAGTACATGCACGTcaaggacaaacacaaaatgctgCAGCAGAGCGTTCACATTTGGCAGAGAAAGGTTGGGATTGCTGAG ATGACCTCCAAGTCTAAATTCTGGAGCCAACACAGAGGCTCTTCTATCAGTAGTGGTGATGCTGGAACTGCTGACAGGGAAGGTCCAAATCCACTGAAGCTGCCATACATAGCCCAACATGGGAAAGCTTAG
- the parp12a gene encoding protein mono-ADP-ribosyltransferase PARP12 isoform X3: MTAKVANFIIQTLCDDQGSLDFGVLTRKLEQNFLVSPSILQQVFRDEARIAVQNGVLAVAVGQILSQDSVIVAKTSLRICSKKPGGCTQCESLHLCKFYVLGTCVFGAKCKQPHLLTWPHNAELLRKFDLQHLSEKQLFQLLIQNDPYLLPEICSYYNMGEGESGLCKFTSGCLKLHICKAHFTTGVCKQGSSCSRNHGFDAMTHKSFEKFSPEMIKSLPKVYKNKYIIENHWNGPAAAGAAAAAAPVSVVRRPAGSMGATKPVSDSDTKEICLYFIKKFCAYKEKCVRVHWSLPYRWQVLDKDGLTWKDLTDMEEIEKAYCDPAKDSSSAGQPLSLTGFIRLKIFDFAGQSQASEVDFTSMTCNGSPVRRLSTASSVMKARHFILTTQWLWYWQEDIGKWHEFGQVNMPTALTSEALENAYLVDQKTQIPFTMGKHQYELYFKNEAGTPLMYQQNIKYSTKREVRRRPRFVSSNEVEVMRNSPRVVTAECPPHWDKTALPDIGYKFVLLPKSTEYNRIETLFKATMPKSRIQSVKRIQNPSLWTRFQLQREQMKKRNGGKPVIEEYLFHGTNENLIEAICEQNFDWRMNGSNGTAFGKGSYFAKQASYSNRYATASSSNKSMFVALVLVGDSIKGSSQYARPPAKSGSTTLYDSCVDDVKNPNIFVIFESHQIYPEYIINYSE; this comes from the exons ATGACAGCAAAAGTGGCAAATTTTATCATCCAGACTTTATGTGACGACCAAGGCAGTTTGGACTTTGGAGTCCTGACTCGGAAACTGGAACAAAACTTTCTTGTTTCGCCGTCAATTCTTCAACAGGTTTTTAGGGATGAAGCCAGGATTGCAGTGCAAAACGGCGTCCTTGCCGTCGCtgttggtcaaatattaagcCAAGACAGCGTGATTGTGGCCAAAACTTCGCTACGGATCTGCTCGAAGAAACCTGGCGGGTGTACTCAATGTGAGAGTTTGCACCTATGCAAGTTTTATGTTTTGGGGACCTGCGTGTTTGG AGCTAAGTGTAAACAACCACACCTTTTGACTTGGCCACACAATGCAGAACTGTTGAGGAAATTTGACTTGCAACACCTTTCAGAAAAACAACTGTTCCAGCTGTTAATACAGAATGACCCTTACCTTCTTCCTGAG ATATGCTCATACTACAATATGGGCGAGGGTGAAAGCGGTTTGTGCAAATTCACTTCTGGGTGCCTCAAGCTTCACATCTGCAAGGCCCATTTCACCACAGGAGTCTGTAAACAAGGCTCGTCGTGTTCCAGAAACCACGGTTTTGATGCAATGACGCACAAGAGTTTTGAAAAATTCAGTCCAGAGATGATCAAGAGTCTTCCAAAagtctacaaaaataaatacatcatcGAGAATCATTGGAACggccctgctgctgctggtgctgctgctgctgctgctcctg TTTCAGTGGTGAGACGTCCCGCTGGGTCAATGGGTGCAACTAAGCCAGTGAGTGATTCTGACACAAAAGAAATCTGCCTATACTTCATCAAAAAATTCTGCGCCTATAAAG AGAAATGTGTTCGTGTCCACTGGAGCTTACCTTACAGATGGCAGGTTTTGGACAAGGACGGCTTGACCTGGAAAGACTTGACTGACATGGAGGAGATTGAAAAGGCCTACTGTGACCCAGCAAAAGACTCAAGCTCCGCAGGCCAGCCCTTGAGTTTAACCGGGTTTATAAGATTAAAAATCTTTGACTTTGCAGG CCAGTCTCAGGCAAGCGAAGTTGACTTCACGTCGATGACTTGCAACGGCTCTCCCGTGCGTCGCCTGTCCACAGCCTCCTCTGTGATGAAGGCCCGTCACTTCATTCTGACAACACAGTGGCTCTGGTACTGGCAGGAAGACATCGGCAAATGGCATGAGTTTGGTCAG GTTAACATGCCGACAGCTCTCACGTCTGAAGCGCTGGAGAATGCTTACTTGGTAGACCAGAAGACGCAAATACCTTTCACGATGGGCAAACATCAGTATGAGCTCTACTTCAAAAATGAAGCGGGAACTCCACTGATGTAtcagcaaaatataaaatattccaCCAAGCGAGAGGTCCGAAGAAGGCCTCGCTTTGTGTCCTCCAATGAAGTGGAGGTCATGCGGAACAG CCCCAGAGTTGTCACAGCGGAATGCCCTCCCCATTGGGACAAGACTGCCCTGCCTGACATTGGATACAAG TTCGTGCTTCTTCCCAAATCTACAGAGTACAACAGGATTGAAACTTTGTTCAAAGCAACGATGCCAAAGAGTAGGATCCAGAGTGTCAAGAGGATCCAGAACCCTTCTCTGTGGACACGCTTTCAGTT GCAGAGAGAGcaaatgaagaagaggaaTGGCGGGAAACCTGTGATTGAGGAGTACTTGTTCCACGGGACAAACGAGAACTTGATCGAAGCCATCTGTGAACAAAACTTTGACTGGAGGATGAACGGCAGCAACGGCACCGCCTTCGGCAAAG GGAGCTACTTTGCCAAACAGGCTTCTTATTCCAACCGATATGCCACAGCCAGCAGTTCGAACAAAAGTATGTTTGTGGCCCTGGTCTTGGTAGGCGACTCCATCAAGGGAAGCAGCCAGTATGCCCGTCCACCAGCCAAAAGTGGAAGCACAACCCTTTATGACAGCTGTGTTGATGATGTGAAAAACcccaacatttttgtcatctttgaAAGTCATCAAATCTATCCTGAGTACATTATTAACTACTCTGAGTAG
- the ccdc113 gene encoding coiled-coil domain-containing protein 113 isoform X2, with translation MEKKSPQKRQQSISARIHQLQSSNAALLAENELFERFITRLDQRDQSAKPANLGVAACCQMEDGGPGWRQTSEGNLPDSLLQLTLGQKLCVAQREVAEMITEQQKDKEKSERILANYKASLKEFELQQADICKEKKDLEQKLFKPLKMSEMNEPEKVLHYISSKSTQCDKLKVKIQGLKAREKKLHLQMQEKRELQKAGLEDIFLEDSEQTIDLEELQNKHSQAQRALNSYKEKLQRVTQESAQLSSNFTKKKEVLEKIEEDILRVEEERSKAEAQNKQLRRLMSTYQAPDVAQYMHVKDKHKMLQQSVHIWQRKVGIAEMTSKSKFWSQHRGSSISSGDAGTADREGPNPLKLPYIAQHGKA, from the exons ATGGAGAAGAAAAGCCCACAAAAACGACAACAAAGCATCTCCGCCCGTATCCATCAGCTACA AAGTTCCAACGCAGCACTCTTAGCAGAAAATGAGCTGTTTGAACGTTTTATCACCCGGCTGGATCAACGGGACCAATCGGCCAAGCCTGCAAATCTGGGTGTTGCCGCCTGTTGCCAAATGGAAGACGGG GGGCCAGGTTGGAGGCAGACATCTGAGGGCAACTTGCCTGACAGCCTTCTGCAGCTGACCTTGGGACAAAAACTGTGCGTTGCACAAAGGGAAGTAGCAGAGATGATAACAGAGCAGCAGAAAGACAAGGAGAAGTCGGAGAGAATTCTGGCCAACTACAAA GCCTCCCTCAAGGAATTTGAGCTGCAGCAAGCAGACATCtgcaaagagaagaaagacTTGGAACAAAAATTGTTCAAACCATTAAAGATGTCAGAAATGAACGAGCCAGAGAAGGTGCTCCACTACATCAGTAGTAAG AGCACCCAGTGTGACAAGTTGAAAGTGAAGATCCAAGGCTTGAAGGCACGGGAAAAGAAGCTCCATCTGCAGATGCAGGAGAAAAGAGAGCTGCAAAAGGCAGGACTCGAG GACATTTTCTTGGAAGACAGCGAACAGACAATCGACCTCGAAGAactccaaaacaaacattcacaagCACAGCGCGCCTTGAACTCCTACAAG GAGAAGCTTCAACGTGTGACGCAAGAGTCTGCACAGTTGAGCAGCAATTTCACAAAAAAGAAGGAGGTGCTGGAGAAAATAGAGGAGGACATATTACGTGTTGAAGAG GAGCGTTCGAAGGCTGAGGCCCAGAATAAGCAGCTGCGCCGCCTGATGTCCACTTACCAGGCACCTGATGTCGCCCAGTACATGCACGTcaaggacaaacacaaaatgctgCAGCAGAGCGTTCACATTTGGCAGAGAAAGGTTGGGATTGCTGAG ATGACCTCCAAGTCTAAATTCTGGAGCCAACACAGAGGCTCTTCTATCAGTAGTGGTGATGCTGGAACTGCTGACAGGGAAGGTCCAAATCCACTGAAGCTGCCATACATAGCCCAACATGGGAAAGCTTAG
- the parp12a gene encoding protein mono-ADP-ribosyltransferase PARP12 isoform X1: MTAKVANFIIQTLCDDQGSLDFGVLTRKLEQNFLVSPSILQQVFRDEARIAVQNGVLAVAVGQILSQDSVIVAKTSLRICSKKPGGCTQCESLHLCKFYVLGTCVFGAKCKQPHLLTWPHNAELLRKFDLQHLSEKQLFQLLIQNDPYLLPEICSYYNMGEGESGLCKFTSGCLKLHICKAHFTTGVCKQGSSCSRNHGFDAMTHKSFEKFSPEMIKSLPKVYKNKYIIENHWNGPAAAGAAAAAAPVSVVRRPAGSMGATKPVSDSDTKEICLYFIKKFCAYKEKCVRVHWSLPYRWQVLDKDGLTWKDLTDMEEIEKAYCDPAKDSSSAGQPLSLTGFIRLKIFDFAGQSQASEVDFTSMTCNGSPVRRLSTASSVMKARHFILTTQWLWYWQEDIGKWHEFGQSQVNMPTALTSEALENAYLVDQKTQIPFTMGKHQYELYFKNEAGTPLMYQQNIKYSTKREVRRRPRFVSSNEVEVMRNSPRVVTAECPPHWDKTALPDIGYKFVLLPKSTEYNRIETLFKATMPKSRIQSVKRIQNPSLWTRFQLQREQMKKRNGGKPVIEEYLFHGTNENLIEAICEQNFDWRMNGSNGTAFGKGSYFAKQASYSNRYATASSSNKSMFVALVLVGDSIKGSSQYARPPAKSGSTTLYDSCVDDVKNPNIFVIFESHQIYPEYIINYSE, encoded by the exons ATGACAGCAAAAGTGGCAAATTTTATCATCCAGACTTTATGTGACGACCAAGGCAGTTTGGACTTTGGAGTCCTGACTCGGAAACTGGAACAAAACTTTCTTGTTTCGCCGTCAATTCTTCAACAGGTTTTTAGGGATGAAGCCAGGATTGCAGTGCAAAACGGCGTCCTTGCCGTCGCtgttggtcaaatattaagcCAAGACAGCGTGATTGTGGCCAAAACTTCGCTACGGATCTGCTCGAAGAAACCTGGCGGGTGTACTCAATGTGAGAGTTTGCACCTATGCAAGTTTTATGTTTTGGGGACCTGCGTGTTTGG AGCTAAGTGTAAACAACCACACCTTTTGACTTGGCCACACAATGCAGAACTGTTGAGGAAATTTGACTTGCAACACCTTTCAGAAAAACAACTGTTCCAGCTGTTAATACAGAATGACCCTTACCTTCTTCCTGAG ATATGCTCATACTACAATATGGGCGAGGGTGAAAGCGGTTTGTGCAAATTCACTTCTGGGTGCCTCAAGCTTCACATCTGCAAGGCCCATTTCACCACAGGAGTCTGTAAACAAGGCTCGTCGTGTTCCAGAAACCACGGTTTTGATGCAATGACGCACAAGAGTTTTGAAAAATTCAGTCCAGAGATGATCAAGAGTCTTCCAAAagtctacaaaaataaatacatcatcGAGAATCATTGGAACggccctgctgctgctggtgctgctgctgctgctgctcctg TTTCAGTGGTGAGACGTCCCGCTGGGTCAATGGGTGCAACTAAGCCAGTGAGTGATTCTGACACAAAAGAAATCTGCCTATACTTCATCAAAAAATTCTGCGCCTATAAAG AGAAATGTGTTCGTGTCCACTGGAGCTTACCTTACAGATGGCAGGTTTTGGACAAGGACGGCTTGACCTGGAAAGACTTGACTGACATGGAGGAGATTGAAAAGGCCTACTGTGACCCAGCAAAAGACTCAAGCTCCGCAGGCCAGCCCTTGAGTTTAACCGGGTTTATAAGATTAAAAATCTTTGACTTTGCAGG CCAGTCTCAGGCAAGCGAAGTTGACTTCACGTCGATGACTTGCAACGGCTCTCCCGTGCGTCGCCTGTCCACAGCCTCCTCTGTGATGAAGGCCCGTCACTTCATTCTGACAACACAGTGGCTCTGGTACTGGCAGGAAGACATCGGCAAATGGCATGAGTTTGGTCAG AGCCAGGTTAACATGCCGACAGCTCTCACGTCTGAAGCGCTGGAGAATGCTTACTTGGTAGACCAGAAGACGCAAATACCTTTCACGATGGGCAAACATCAGTATGAGCTCTACTTCAAAAATGAAGCGGGAACTCCACTGATGTAtcagcaaaatataaaatattccaCCAAGCGAGAGGTCCGAAGAAGGCCTCGCTTTGTGTCCTCCAATGAAGTGGAGGTCATGCGGAACAG CCCCAGAGTTGTCACAGCGGAATGCCCTCCCCATTGGGACAAGACTGCCCTGCCTGACATTGGATACAAG TTCGTGCTTCTTCCCAAATCTACAGAGTACAACAGGATTGAAACTTTGTTCAAAGCAACGATGCCAAAGAGTAGGATCCAGAGTGTCAAGAGGATCCAGAACCCTTCTCTGTGGACACGCTTTCAGTT GCAGAGAGAGcaaatgaagaagaggaaTGGCGGGAAACCTGTGATTGAGGAGTACTTGTTCCACGGGACAAACGAGAACTTGATCGAAGCCATCTGTGAACAAAACTTTGACTGGAGGATGAACGGCAGCAACGGCACCGCCTTCGGCAAAG GGAGCTACTTTGCCAAACAGGCTTCTTATTCCAACCGATATGCCACAGCCAGCAGTTCGAACAAAAGTATGTTTGTGGCCCTGGTCTTGGTAGGCGACTCCATCAAGGGAAGCAGCCAGTATGCCCGTCCACCAGCCAAAAGTGGAAGCACAACCCTTTATGACAGCTGTGTTGATGATGTGAAAAACcccaacatttttgtcatctttgaAAGTCATCAAATCTATCCTGAGTACATTATTAACTACTCTGAGTAG
- the tbxas1 gene encoding thromboxane-A synthase encodes MEAIIDVLNTFHIETSGLSLTLGLLFLLLLYWYSVYPFSVLTQCGIKHPKPVPFFGNLFLFRQGFFQPVSELIKTYGRVCGYYLGRRPVVVVADPDMLRQVMVRDFSSFPNRMTNRFANKPMSDCLLMLKNEQWKRVRSILTPSFSAAKMKEMVPLIQTATTGLMNNLDVYAESGEAFDIHRCFGCYTMDVIGSVAFATQVDSQNNPDDPFVRHAQMFFSFSFFRPFMLCFLAFPHIMAPLMGIIPNKRRHQMNNFFINSIRGIIRRREEQPPDQRRRDFLQLMLDARSSKEAAVSLEHSDTASHSAESDSPESSLPLPDSSTRRPSKKVITEDEIVGQAFVFLLAGHETSSNTLAFTCYLLAIHPECQCRVQEEVDDFFSKHESPDYTNVQELKYLDMVVCEALRLYPPGFRFTREIEQDCVVNGVCFPKGALLEIPAGFLHYDPEHWPEPEKFIPERFTPEAKASRHAFVYLPFGAGPRNCVGMRLAQLEIKMALVRLFHKFNIIPCSDTKIPLELKSSSTLGPKNGIFVKITRRDICKKNVMGTR; translated from the exons ATGGAGGCGATAATTGACGTTCTTAATACATTCCACATAGAAACCAGCGGATTATCTTTGACACttggcctcctcttcctgcttCTGCTGTACTG gTATTCAGTTTACCCCTTCTCAGTCCTCACTCAATGTGGAATCAAACATCCAAAACCAGTTCCCTTCTTCGGCAATCTTTTCCTGTTTCGTCAG GGTTTTTTCCAGCCTGTGTCCGAACTCATAAAGACATATGGTCGAGTTTGCGG GTATTATTTGGGAAGGAGACCAGTGGTGGTCGTGGCGGACCCTGACATGCTCAGACAAGTGATGGTGAGGGACTTCAGCAGCTTTCCAAACAGAATG ACTAATCGCTTTGCCAACAAACCTATGAGCGATTGTCTGCTCATGTTGAAGAATGAGCAGTGGAAAAGAGTCCGCAGTATATTGACTCCGTCCTTCAGTGCTGCCAAAATGAAAGAG ATGGTTCCACTCATCCAAACAGCCACAACTGGCCTAATGAACAACCTGGATGTCTATGCTGAGTCAGGGGAAGCCTTTGACATTCACAG GTGTTTTGGCTGCTACACTATGGATGTAATAGGCAGCGTGGCGTTTGCAACTCAGGTGGACTCTCAAAACAACCCAGACGACCCATTTGTCCGTCACGCTCAGATGttcttctccttttctttcttcaggcCCTTCATGCTTTGTTTCC TTGCTTTTCCACACATTATGGCTCCACTGATGGGAATCATCCCTAACAAACGTCGCCACCAAATGAACAACTTCTTCATCAACAGTATTCGGGGAATCATTAGACGGAGGGAGGAGCAACCTCCTGACCAG AGACGGCGAGATTTCCTTCAGCTGATGTTAGATGCACGCAGCAGCAAGGAGGCTGCTGTGTCTTTGGAACACTCTGATACAGCAAGCCACAGTGCTGAGTCAGATAGTCCAGAGTCTAGTCTTCCCCTTCCAGACTCATCCACCCGGCGTCCGTCCAAAAAAGTGATAACAGAAGATGAAATTGTCGGCCAAGCTTTTGTCTTCCTGCTGGCCGGCCACGAGACTAGCAGCAACACGTTGGCCTTCACCTGCTACCTGCTGGCAATCCATCCGGAGTGTCAGTGCCGAGTCCAGGAGGAGGTGGATGACTTCTTCAGCAAACAT GAGTCCCCCGACTACACAAACGTCCAGGAGTTGAAATATCTAGATATGGTTGTATGTGAAGCATTACGACTCTATCCTCCAGGATTCAG GTTTACACGAGAAATCGAGCAAGACTGTGTGGTGAATGGAGTGTGCTTCCCAAAAGGAGCCTTATTGGAGATCCCAGCGGGTTTTCTTCACTATGACCCGGAGCATTGGCCCGAGCCTGAGAAGTTCATCCCTGAGAG ATTCACCCCCGAGGCGAAAGCCAGTAGACATGCATTTGTGTACCTTCCTTTTGGGGCCGGGCCCCGCAACTGTGTGGGCATGAGACTGGCCCAACTTGAGATCAAGATGGCTCTGGTCCGTCTCTTCCACAAGTTCAACATTATACCCTGCTCTGACACAAAG ATCCCGCTTGAGTTGAAGTCATCAAGCACCCTGGGACCGAAAAATGGCATTTTCGTCAAGATCACAAGAAGAGACATTTGCAAGAAAAATGTGATGGGTACTCGTTAA